A region from the Salidesulfovibrio onnuriiensis genome encodes:
- a CDS encoding DsbA family protein produces MNRLLVPLILSIMVCAGCTAASSGNRNAAFEKQLRQTLEEHPEIVLEALSRNKVEMLTLVEQGAREREMLKREAAWKLEAANPLKPVVSGDRPVYGNRDAEITIVEYSDFLCPYCGRGKMTVKGLVDDSNGRLRVVFKHVPLHDGADILAAMFEAVGMQDQDKAWVYAEKVFERQAEFFRSGKDVINQVLAELDIDVQRAWKDAESKAVKERIAGDMAEAEKFGISGTPTYIVGGIKVRGALPRKYFERVLNILEEEQSVCEDCLN; encoded by the coding sequence ATGAATCGATTGCTCGTTCCGCTCATATTGTCGATTATGGTCTGCGCCGGGTGCACCGCGGCATCGTCCGGAAACCGGAATGCCGCCTTTGAAAAGCAGTTGCGTCAGACGCTCGAGGAGCATCCGGAGATCGTTCTGGAAGCCCTTTCCCGGAACAAGGTGGAAATGCTCACCCTGGTGGAGCAGGGCGCGAGGGAGCGGGAAATGCTCAAGCGCGAAGCCGCGTGGAAGCTTGAGGCCGCCAATCCTCTCAAGCCGGTTGTCTCCGGGGACAGGCCCGTATACGGCAACAGGGACGCTGAAATAACCATTGTGGAATATTCCGATTTCCTGTGCCCGTACTGCGGTCGGGGCAAGATGACGGTTAAGGGCTTGGTGGATGATTCCAACGGCAGGCTGCGTGTTGTCTTCAAGCACGTGCCGCTTCATGACGGCGCAGATATCCTGGCCGCCATGTTCGAAGCCGTGGGCATGCAGGACCAGGACAAGGCCTGGGTCTATGCGGAAAAGGTTTTTGAACGTCAGGCGGAATTCTTTCGTTCGGGCAAGGACGTCATCAATCAGGTGCTTGCCGAATTGGATATAGATGTCCAGCGGGCCTGGAAGGACGCCGAAAGCAAGGCCGTGAAGGAGCGTATTGCCGGTGACATGGCCGAAGCGGAGAAGTTCGGCATCAGCGGGACCCCCACCTACATCGTGGGTGGGATCAAGGTTCGCGGAGCCTTGCCCAGGAAGTACTTCGAGAGGGTGCTCAACATCCTTGAGGAGGAACAATCCGTGTGTGAGGATTGCTTGAATTAG
- a CDS encoding PEP/pyruvate-binding domain-containing protein, whose product MATTQKPAPKKKAVPKKKAGAGANTESLKQKLVLNGADIVAIGEEAELLVGGKNYNTAIISQVSNIRAPEFRAISSIAFHTILDETKVHASLVRSTVDKEYNSIDWSSEEINQDSEFLQKFVRRLGRKVRENSKDQSGTPIKLRTFINNVVDGFATSPEGIDQLRKRSVLVQTAILSVDIPEDVAQAVKGAYREICKEAGLEDEPVAVRSSAAGEDSRKKAFAGLQDTYLNIVGEDTCLEAYHWDCSSAYNLRSMTYRREAILDAIMKAEHTGDDAIAEQAKKEWAIEHTSLSVCIMRMINPVISGTAFSADTATGCRGTVRNDLVSIDASYGLGEAVVGGMVTPDKYYVFQRDGGKEVVIRYMGCKDKKIVYKDDGSGTHSVRVPENEVYRWALSIAQSEDVARGVRAISQAYGGMIMDTEFCIDKSARLWFVQARPETRWNEEFELHPHKIFMRRLEVDKKALGQAEVILEGNGASRGAGQGTVKFLRSALELNKVNKGDILAAERTDPDMVPGMRIASAILADVGGDTSHAAITSRELGIPAIIGIQRLEVLRALDGQEITVDGSRGKVYRGMLPLQEVGGEIDVSELPETKTKVGLILADVGQSLFLSRLRNVPDFEVGLLRAEFMLGNIGVHPMALEAYDNDTLDGIVDNKLHELDNQLTKVMKDQLASGLVTLPLKLRQYVGQITGLTREMDTLAEQEGTRGTDEVLAIHRKLREMDKKLDDHITMSTERLDVLKTSIKLKDHVAVIYGFHDQLQPEPTQRSEEWKVWRDHKDDVAAIVRKIKDNPQIVGYINKVRELREEVGLKMGLKSEIDEISSLPERIRKLLESRGYRTGKENYIQTLSQGLALFAMAFYGSDIIYRTTDFKSNEYRNLLGGLLFEAHEDNPMMGYRGVSRNIHDWELEAFKLARGIYGGKNLSIMFPFVRTLEEARSMKRYLKQVHNLQSGKDGLKVILMAEIPSNAILCKEFLKEVDGFSIGSNDMTQMVLATDRDNSSLQHIYDEEDPAVVWAILCAIFSGQKYGKKVGFCGQGVSNSLILRGLVAIAGIVSASVVPDTYHQTKLDMAAIEAEDIPTSELGAWVKQQHMENLKVLLQEKNYNHILKKYKSPEDFMEWYEGELDRFSEQLRDNIETPKEEFYRAELEQFRSTFHKPVIYASWDWDHTVEDALRHAGFASFDEQAEALKVQRSKKW is encoded by the coding sequence ATGGCCACGACCCAGAAGCCCGCGCCCAAAAAGAAAGCCGTCCCCAAAAAAAAGGCTGGCGCAGGTGCTAATACTGAGAGTCTCAAACAGAAACTGGTCCTCAACGGCGCTGATATCGTCGCAATCGGCGAAGAAGCAGAGCTGCTCGTAGGCGGCAAGAACTACAACACGGCTATTATCAGCCAAGTTTCCAACATTCGTGCGCCTGAATTTCGGGCGATCTCTTCCATAGCTTTCCATACCATCCTGGATGAAACAAAGGTTCATGCCTCCCTTGTCCGGTCTACCGTGGACAAGGAGTACAATTCCATTGACTGGAGTTCCGAGGAGATAAACCAGGATTCCGAGTTCCTGCAGAAGTTCGTGCGCCGTCTTGGCCGCAAGGTTCGGGAAAATTCCAAGGACCAGTCCGGCACCCCCATCAAGCTGCGCACCTTCATCAACAACGTGGTCGACGGCTTTGCCACCTCTCCGGAGGGGATCGACCAGTTGCGCAAGCGTTCCGTGCTGGTGCAGACCGCCATTCTTTCCGTGGATATCCCGGAAGATGTCGCTCAGGCCGTCAAGGGCGCTTACCGGGAGATCTGCAAGGAAGCCGGGCTTGAGGACGAACCCGTGGCCGTGCGTTCTTCGGCCGCAGGCGAGGATAGCCGCAAGAAGGCATTTGCGGGCCTTCAGGACACCTATCTCAATATCGTGGGCGAGGACACCTGTCTGGAAGCCTACCATTGGGATTGTTCCTCGGCTTACAACCTGCGCTCCATGACCTACCGCCGCGAGGCCATTCTCGACGCCATCATGAAGGCCGAGCATACCGGCGACGACGCCATTGCCGAACAGGCCAAGAAAGAGTGGGCCATCGAGCACACCTCCCTGTCCGTGTGTATCATGCGCATGATCAATCCGGTCATTTCCGGCACCGCGTTCAGCGCGGATACCGCCACGGGTTGCAGGGGCACGGTCCGCAACGACCTCGTTTCCATCGATGCCAGCTACGGGCTGGGCGAGGCCGTGGTGGGCGGCATGGTCACTCCTGACAAGTATTACGTGTTCCAGCGCGACGGCGGCAAGGAAGTCGTCATCCGCTACATGGGTTGCAAGGACAAGAAGATCGTCTACAAGGACGACGGCTCCGGCACCCACAGCGTTCGGGTTCCCGAAAACGAAGTCTACCGCTGGGCCCTGTCCATTGCCCAGTCCGAGGACGTGGCCCGGGGAGTTCGCGCCATTTCCCAGGCTTATGGCGGCATGATCATGGACACCGAGTTCTGTATAGACAAGTCGGCTCGCCTCTGGTTTGTGCAGGCCCGTCCGGAAACTCGCTGGAACGAGGAATTCGAGCTTCATCCGCACAAGATCTTCATGCGGCGTCTCGAAGTGGACAAGAAGGCCCTTGGCCAGGCCGAGGTCATTCTTGAGGGCAACGGCGCTTCCCGCGGCGCCGGGCAGGGCACGGTCAAGTTCCTGCGTTCCGCCCTGGAGCTGAACAAGGTCAACAAGGGCGATATCCTGGCCGCCGAGCGCACCGACCCGGACATGGTGCCGGGCATGCGTATTGCCTCGGCCATTCTGGCCGACGTGGGCGGCGATACCAGCCACGCGGCCATCACTTCGCGTGAGCTGGGCATTCCGGCCATCATCGGCATTCAGCGCCTGGAAGTGCTGCGCGCCCTGGACGGTCAGGAAATCACTGTCGACGGTTCCCGTGGCAAGGTCTACCGCGGCATGCTGCCCCTGCAGGAAGTCGGCGGCGAGATCGACGTCAGCGAATTGCCCGAAACCAAGACCAAGGTCGGCCTGATCCTGGCGGACGTGGGCCAGTCCCTGTTCCTGTCCAGGCTGCGCAATGTCCCCGACTTCGAGGTCGGGCTGCTTCGCGCCGAGTTCATGCTTGGCAATATCGGCGTCCATCCCATGGCCCTGGAAGCGTACGACAACGATACGCTGGACGGCATTGTCGATAACAAGCTGCATGAGCTGGACAACCAGCTCACCAAGGTCATGAAGGACCAGCTGGCCTCCGGGCTGGTGACCCTGCCCTTGAAGCTGCGCCAGTATGTGGGCCAGATCACCGGCCTGACCCGTGAGATGGACACCCTGGCCGAGCAGGAAGGCACCCGGGGCACCGACGAGGTTTTGGCTATCCACCGCAAGCTGCGCGAGATGGACAAGAAGCTCGACGACCACATCACCATGTCCACCGAGCGGCTGGACGTGCTCAAGACCTCCATCAAGCTCAAGGATCATGTGGCTGTCATCTATGGTTTCCACGATCAGCTGCAGCCCGAGCCGACACAGCGTTCCGAGGAGTGGAAGGTCTGGCGCGACCACAAGGACGATGTGGCCGCCATTGTGCGCAAGATTAAGGACAACCCGCAGATCGTGGGTTACATCAACAAGGTCCGTGAGTTGCGCGAGGAAGTGGGTCTCAAGATGGGGCTCAAGTCCGAAATCGACGAAATCAGTTCCCTGCCCGAACGCATTCGCAAGCTGCTGGAATCCCGCGGCTACCGCACGGGCAAGGAAAACTATATCCAGACCCTGTCTCAGGGCCTGGCGCTCTTTGCCATGGCCTTCTATGGCAGCGACATCATTTACAGAACCACGGACTTCAAGTCCAACGAGTACCGCAACCTGCTGGGCGGCCTGCTTTTCGAGGCCCACGAAGACAACCCCATGATGGGATATCGCGGTGTTTCGCGTAACATTCACGACTGGGAACTGGAGGCCTTCAAGCTGGCGCGCGGCATTTACGGCGGCAAGAATCTGAGCATCATGTTCCCGTTCGTGCGCACCCTGGAAGAAGCCCGCAGCATGAAGCGTTACCTCAAGCAGGTGCACAACCTGCAGTCCGGCAAGGACGGCCTCAAGGTCATCCTCATGGCCGAGATCCCGAGCAACGCCATCCTGTGCAAGGAATTCCTCAAGGAAGTAGACGGCTTCTCCATCGGTTCCAATGACATGACCCAGATGGTGCTGGCCACGGACCGCGACAACTCCAGCCTGCAGCATATCTATGACGAAGAGGATCCGGCAGTTGTCTGGGCCATTCTCTGCGCCATATTCTCGGGCCAGAAATATGGCAAGAAGGTTGGCTTCTGCGGGCAGGGCGTTTCCAACAGCCTGATCCTGCGCGGCCTGGTGGCCATCGCCGGTATCGTCTCCGCATCCGTGGTGCCCGATACCTACCACCAGACCAAGCTGGACATGGCCGCCATCGAGGCCGAGGACATTCCGACCAGTGAACTGGGCGCGTGGGTCAAGCAGCAGCACATGGAAAACCTGAAGGTGCTGCTCCAGGAGAAGAACTACAACCACATCCTGAAGAAATACAAATCCCCCGAGGATTTTATGGAGTGGTACGAAGGCGAACTCGACCGTTTCAGCGAACAGCTTCGCGACAACATCGAAACGCCCAAGGAAGAGTTCTACCGCGCCGAATTGGAGCAGTTCCGCAGCACGTTCCACAAGCCGGTCATCTATGCTTCCTGGGATTGGGACCACACCGTGGAAGACGCCTTGCGCCATGCCGGTTTTGCCTCCTTCGACGAACAGGCCGAAGCGCTCAAGGTGCAGCGGAGCAAGAAGTGGTAA
- a CDS encoding pyruvate carboxylase: MKPKSFDQVLEEIRGKRILVANRGIPARRICRSITEMFEGIAVMTATDVDKTSPATSGANELLMLGPDPRAYLDLDRVIQEAKARDVVAIHPGWGFGAEDDTFPKRCEEAGIIFIGPRQEPMRILGNKVAVRALAKEQGVPVVPGSEGAVSIPEARELAKEIGFPIMLKAEGGGGGRGIYEVYEESELESAFSKASALAQASFGNPRLYVEKLLTSIRHIEIQVIADKYGNVFCFDERDCSVQRNHQKLVEITPSPWPRYTEELRAQLKEYSSRLVKAVGYHSLATVEFLVDQEGTPYLIEVNTRLQVEHGITECRYGIDLVEEQIATAFGSELRFNDQNTKPYQWAMQCRINCEDPQKDFSPNAGRITRYVSPGGQGVRIDSCVSDGYMFPSNYDSAAALLITYGSTWPKIVSLTQRALREYMISGVKTTIPFHRQIIRHAKFIEADYDTNFIRLHRNELMDYSDREPDSLRLSRLIAEISAKGHNEYVQLGEYRGREDKRVGRFEPVLPDFPATCFEPRFTRGMKRDSILDALREDREKGIVHMTDTTTRDITQSNSGNRFRLAEDKLVGPYLDKCGFFSLENGGGAHFHVAMLANMTYPFTEARKWNQFAPKTLKQILIRSTNVLGYKPQPKNVMRMTGEMINEHYDVIRCFDFLNHIENMRPFAEVALNSEANIFEPAISLSWAKGFDVQRYMDVTDEIVAMCADVAGVSAKQAQKKIILGLKDMAGVCPPRFMRELIGSIREKYPELVIHSHRHYTDGLFVPTMGAAAEAGAHIVDVAIGAAVRWYGQGEVLSTAAYIEDEIGLETNLDKEMVRATNFVLKQVMPYYDRYTAPYFQGIDHDVVKHGMPGGATSSSQEGAMKQGYIKLLPYMLKFLEGTRKIVRYHDVTPGSQITWNTAFLAVTGAYKRGGEVEVRRLLNILDIVNLCKEDDLTSLEREARLDLYRDANDAFRQLLLGKYGRLPLGFPEDWVYQSAFGKNWEKAIAKRTEESPLATLEDVDVAAEERALQECLGRHPSQEELVMYLNHPGDAIKTIEFCDKYGNCNNVPLDVWFEGLEKGEVLHFQGDCKKPHVMRVLDISDPDENGMSIVRYIVDSEIVSHQVKVADSFASSKEAIEMADPANECHVGSPCNGDLWVMHVRPGDMVKAGEEIFNVSVMKQEKAVYAPVDGMVKRVLKAANFQEDKKMVPVLENELLVELGPPAESCPTCKSTFPAQDCRFCPSCGQKV, from the coding sequence ATGAAGCCCAAGTCTTTTGATCAGGTTCTGGAAGAGATCAGAGGGAAGCGGATTCTCGTTGCCAACAGGGGAATCCCGGCCCGTCGTATATGCCGCTCCATCACGGAGATGTTTGAAGGCATTGCGGTCATGACCGCAACCGATGTCGACAAGACCTCTCCCGCAACCTCCGGCGCCAATGAACTTTTGATGCTGGGCCCCGACCCGCGCGCCTACCTGGACCTGGACAGGGTCATTCAGGAAGCCAAGGCCCGCGATGTGGTCGCCATTCATCCGGGCTGGGGATTCGGCGCCGAAGACGACACCTTCCCCAAACGGTGCGAGGAGGCCGGCATCATCTTCATCGGCCCGCGCCAGGAACCCATGCGCATTCTGGGCAACAAGGTTGCGGTCCGCGCCCTGGCCAAGGAGCAGGGGGTGCCCGTGGTGCCTGGCTCCGAAGGCGCGGTTTCCATTCCCGAGGCGCGCGAGCTGGCAAAGGAAATCGGCTTTCCCATCATGCTCAAGGCCGAGGGCGGCGGCGGTGGGCGCGGCATTTACGAGGTCTACGAGGAATCCGAACTGGAATCCGCCTTTTCCAAGGCCTCGGCCCTGGCGCAGGCTTCCTTCGGCAACCCCCGCCTGTATGTGGAAAAACTGCTGACCTCCATTCGCCATATCGAAATCCAGGTCATTGCCGACAAGTACGGCAATGTCTTTTGCTTTGACGAGCGCGACTGTTCGGTGCAGCGCAACCACCAGAAGCTGGTGGAGATCACTCCCTCGCCGTGGCCCAGGTACACCGAGGAACTGCGCGCCCAGCTCAAGGAATACTCCAGCCGTCTGGTCAAGGCCGTGGGCTACCACAGCCTGGCGACCGTCGAATTTCTGGTGGACCAGGAAGGAACCCCGTATCTCATCGAGGTCAACACCCGTTTGCAGGTGGAACACGGCATCACCGAATGCCGTTACGGCATCGACCTAGTGGAGGAGCAGATCGCCACGGCCTTCGGTTCCGAGCTTCGGTTCAACGACCAGAACACCAAGCCGTACCAGTGGGCCATGCAGTGCCGCATCAACTGCGAGGATCCTCAGAAGGACTTCTCTCCCAACGCGGGCCGCATCACCCGGTATGTTTCCCCGGGCGGGCAGGGCGTGCGCATCGACTCCTGCGTCAGCGACGGGTACATGTTCCCCTCCAACTACGATTCCGCCGCGGCCCTGCTTATCACCTACGGCAGCACCTGGCCGAAGATCGTCTCCCTGACCCAGCGCGCCCTGCGCGAGTACATGATCAGCGGGGTCAAGACCACGATTCCGTTCCACCGCCAGATCATCCGGCATGCGAAGTTCATCGAGGCCGACTACGATACCAATTTCATCCGTCTGCATCGCAACGAGCTCATGGACTATTCGGACCGCGAGCCCGATTCCCTGCGGCTTTCCCGGCTCATCGCCGAGATTTCCGCCAAGGGTCACAACGAATATGTGCAGCTCGGCGAGTACCGGGGCCGCGAGGACAAGCGTGTGGGCCGTTTCGAGCCGGTGCTTCCTGATTTCCCGGCCACGTGCTTCGAGCCCCGTTTCACCCGGGGGATGAAGCGCGATTCCATCCTCGACGCCCTGCGCGAGGACCGTGAAAAGGGCATCGTGCACATGACGGACACCACCACCCGCGACATCACCCAGTCCAACAGCGGCAACAGGTTCCGCCTGGCCGAGGACAAGCTGGTGGGGCCGTATCTGGACAAGTGCGGATTCTTCTCCCTGGAGAATGGCGGCGGCGCGCATTTTCACGTGGCCATGCTGGCCAACATGACCTACCCGTTCACCGAGGCCAGGAAGTGGAACCAGTTCGCGCCCAAGACGCTGAAGCAGATCCTGATCCGTTCCACCAACGTGCTGGGCTACAAACCGCAGCCCAAGAACGTCATGCGCATGACCGGGGAGATGATCAACGAACACTACGATGTGATCCGTTGCTTCGACTTCCTCAACCATATCGAAAATATGCGTCCCTTCGCAGAGGTTGCCCTTAATTCCGAGGCCAACATCTTCGAGCCGGCCATTTCCCTGTCCTGGGCCAAGGGTTTTGACGTGCAGCGCTACATGGACGTCACCGACGAGATCGTTGCCATGTGTGCGGATGTGGCCGGGGTGAGCGCCAAGCAGGCCCAGAAGAAGATCATTCTGGGCCTCAAGGACATGGCCGGCGTCTGCCCGCCGCGTTTCATGCGCGAGCTTATAGGCTCCATCCGGGAGAAGTATCCGGAACTGGTCATCCATTCCCATCGACACTACACCGACGGCCTGTTCGTGCCCACCATGGGTGCGGCCGCCGAGGCCGGTGCGCATATCGTGGACGTGGCCATCGGCGCTGCGGTTCGCTGGTACGGGCAGGGCGAGGTGCTTTCCACCGCCGCCTACATTGAGGACGAAATCGGTCTCGAGACCAACCTGGACAAGGAAATGGTCCGGGCCACCAACTTCGTACTCAAGCAGGTCATGCCGTACTACGACCGGTACACCGCTCCCTATTTCCAGGGCATCGACCATGATGTGGTCAAGCACGGCATGCCGGGCGGCGCAACGTCCTCTTCCCAGGAAGGCGCCATGAAACAGGGCTATATCAAGCTTCTGCCCTACATGCTCAAGTTCCTGGAAGGGACCCGCAAGATCGTGCGCTACCACGACGTGACCCCCGGTTCCCAGATCACCTGGAATACCGCCTTCCTGGCCGTGACCGGTGCGTACAAGCGGGGAGGGGAAGTGGAGGTCCGGCGTTTGCTGAACATTCTGGACATCGTCAACCTGTGCAAGGAAGACGATCTGACTTCCCTCGAGCGCGAGGCGCGTCTGGATCTTTACAGGGATGCGAACGACGCCTTCCGCCAGCTCCTGCTGGGCAAGTACGGCAGGCTGCCCCTGGGCTTCCCCGAGGACTGGGTCTATCAGTCCGCGTTTGGCAAGAACTGGGAAAAGGCCATTGCCAAGCGTACCGAGGAATCCCCGCTGGCCACGCTGGAGGATGTGGATGTGGCCGCCGAGGAGCGCGCCCTGCAGGAGTGCCTTGGTCGTCATCCCTCCCAGGAGGAGCTGGTCATGTACCTTAACCACCCGGGCGACGCCATCAAGACCATCGAGTTTTGCGACAAGTACGGCAACTGCAACAACGTGCCGCTTGATGTCTGGTTCGAAGGCCTGGAAAAGGGCGAGGTGCTTCATTTCCAGGGCGACTGCAAGAAGCCGCACGTCATGCGCGTGCTGGATATTTCCGATCCGGACGAGAACGGCATGTCCATTGTTCGTTACATCGTGGACTCGGAAATTGTCAGCCACCAGGTCAAGGTGGCGGACTCGTTTGCCTCTTCCAAGGAGGCCATTGAAATGGCCGATCCCGCCAACGAGTGCCATGTGGGCTCCCCGTGCAACGGCGACCTCTGGGTCATGCACGTACGCCCTGGCGACATGGTCAAGGCGGGCGAGGAGATCTTCAACGTTTCGGTCATGAAACAGGAAAAGGCCGTCTACGCCCCGGTGGACGGCATGGTGAAGCGCGTTCTCAAGGCCGCAAATTTCCAGGAGGACAAGAAGATGGTTCCGGTGCTGGAAAACGAACTGCTCGTGGAGCTCGGCCCCCCTGCCGAATCCTGCCCCACCTGCAAGTCCACGTTCCCGGCCCAGGACTGCCGCTTCTGCCCCAGCTGCGGCCAGAAAGTATAA
- a CDS encoding biotin--[acetyl-CoA-carboxylase] ligase: MLPPGIFLWEQGCDGLAPADVPGGLAALHPNWAKDITVLEPWIGSETPGFLQSRSSEDSETPIVVCCQCASTMDPVFQLSGEGLLPEWGSVIAVSQTQGRGQLRRHWVSPPGNLYVSVVLPECRRHDLWGDCMSALQPLLAGYVFAVALEQMGGAVKLKWPNDFLQGERKVGGMLLEERNGMVVLGMGLNLVACPDDSEMRKDCAAKAGILQLPNGPVSPLEVWKRLVNRGKNIYTALIDAFSPSEFISLAAERLAWVGRMVQVHEGGDQVYQARITGLSADGGLVLDRAGKRVTLYSGSILPV, from the coding sequence ATGCTTCCACCTGGAATATTCCTCTGGGAACAGGGGTGCGATGGTCTCGCCCCCGCAGACGTTCCCGGCGGTCTTGCCGCCCTCCATCCCAACTGGGCCAAGGATATCACCGTATTGGAACCGTGGATCGGTTCCGAGACTCCGGGCTTTCTTCAAAGCCGGTCCTCCGAGGATTCCGAAACGCCCATCGTTGTCTGCTGCCAGTGCGCCAGCACCATGGATCCCGTCTTTCAGCTTTCCGGCGAAGGCCTGCTGCCCGAGTGGGGAAGCGTGATTGCCGTATCCCAGACGCAGGGCAGGGGGCAACTCAGGAGACATTGGGTGTCCCCTCCCGGGAATCTGTATGTTTCCGTTGTTCTTCCCGAGTGCCGTAGGCATGACCTGTGGGGCGACTGCATGAGCGCACTTCAGCCGTTGCTGGCAGGGTATGTGTTCGCGGTGGCCCTGGAACAGATGGGGGGCGCCGTCAAACTCAAGTGGCCCAACGATTTTTTGCAGGGGGAACGAAAAGTTGGCGGAATGTTGCTGGAAGAGAGAAACGGAATGGTGGTGCTTGGAATGGGGTTAAACCTCGTTGCTTGTCCCGATGATTCCGAAATGCGCAAAGACTGCGCCGCAAAAGCCGGAATTTTGCAATTGCCGAACGGTCCTGTCTCCCCGCTGGAGGTCTGGAAGCGCCTTGTAAATCGGGGTAAAAATATATATACGGCATTGATCGACGCATTTTCGCCATCCGAATTCATATCCCTTGCCGCCGAGCGGCTTGCGTGGGTCGGCCGCATGGTCCAGGTCCACGAGGGGGGCGATCAAGTCTATCAAGCCAGAATTACGGGCCTTTCCGCAGATGGTGGCCTTGTTCTCGATCGGGCCGGAAAAAGGGTGACCCTTTATTCCGGTTCCATACTTCCGGTCTAG
- a CDS encoding HD domain-containing protein, translating to MQIYLVGGGVRDLLLGRAVRDKDYLVTNATKEQFKTTFPEAQEVGKAFPVFLIQGKEYAFPRGKNLEADLLARDLTINAMALGQQGELTCHPQAMDDLSNRVLRPTSGTALLEDPLRVFRAARFYALLPEFSPHPELLEAMEKLSDSEAIRDIASDRVGQETRKALGTPKPGNFLRLLDRADCLRPWFRELAEASAIPAGPPPHHHTNVLEHTAEIMDKVAGDPLCAWMALCHDLGKCATPKEEWPRHIGHESTGARLAEQLGTRLRLPLKYIKAGQKAALLHMKAGRYAELRPGTRVDLLMEAHLARITEPLFKLAAADQGTDHSPQARAELATILMVSLPEKDRNLGAASGERLRLLRAQSIAG from the coding sequence ATGCAAATTTATCTGGTTGGAGGTGGTGTACGCGATCTTTTACTCGGACGCGCCGTCCGAGACAAGGATTATCTTGTCACCAATGCCACAAAAGAACAATTCAAGACAACCTTTCCCGAAGCGCAAGAAGTGGGCAAGGCCTTTCCGGTCTTCCTCATCCAGGGCAAGGAATACGCCTTTCCCCGGGGCAAAAACCTGGAGGCGGACCTGCTCGCGCGCGACCTGACCATAAACGCCATGGCCCTGGGCCAGCAGGGCGAACTGACCTGCCACCCCCAGGCCATGGACGACCTGAGCAACCGGGTGCTGCGCCCCACTTCGGGGACCGCCCTTCTCGAGGATCCGCTCCGCGTATTCCGGGCGGCCCGCTTCTATGCGCTGCTGCCTGAATTTTCCCCCCACCCGGAATTGCTGGAGGCCATGGAAAAGCTCTCTGATTCGGAAGCCATCCGAGACATAGCTTCCGACCGCGTGGGCCAGGAAACAAGAAAGGCACTTGGCACCCCGAAACCGGGCAACTTCCTCAGGCTTCTGGACAGGGCGGATTGCCTGCGCCCTTGGTTCCGGGAGCTGGCCGAAGCCTCCGCCATACCGGCGGGCCCGCCCCCGCACCATCACACCAACGTGCTTGAGCACACTGCGGAAATCATGGACAAGGTGGCGGGAGATCCGCTCTGCGCCTGGATGGCGCTCTGCCACGACCTGGGCAAATGCGCCACGCCAAAGGAGGAATGGCCACGGCATATCGGCCACGAATCCACCGGGGCCCGGCTCGCCGAACAACTGGGAACCCGCCTCCGCCTGCCGCTCAAGTACATCAAGGCCGGGCAGAAGGCCGCCCTGCTGCACATGAAGGCGGGCCGCTATGCGGAACTCAGGCCCGGCACCAGGGTCGACCTGCTCATGGAGGCGCACCTGGCGAGGATCACGGAGCCCCTGTTCAAGCTGGCCGCTGCCGACCAGGGCACGGATCATTCCCCGCAGGCCCGCGCAGAACTGGCAACCATCCTGATGGTATCCCTGCCCGAGAAAGATCGGAACCTGGGAGCGGCCTCCGGCGAAAGACTGCGCCTGCTCCGCGCCCAATCCATTGCCGGATGA
- a CDS encoding response regulator yields MSKKKFLIVDDDERFALLASSKLEKYAKCYMASNGEEALLFFQHHAQEGAPFSAVFMDIEMPDMSGHEAVQQMRALEKEMGTAPQAEFKLVMLTAHSDVKNVSVSFFKDQADAFVPKEKFKDNLIPELKKAKIIN; encoded by the coding sequence ATGAGCAAAAAGAAATTTCTCATAGTGGACGACGACGAACGCTTCGCCCTGCTGGCATCCAGCAAACTGGAAAAGTATGCGAAATGTTACATGGCCAGCAACGGGGAAGAGGCCCTGCTCTTCTTCCAGCACCATGCCCAGGAGGGCGCGCCCTTCAGCGCCGTATTCATGGATATCGAAATGCCGGACATGAGCGGACACGAAGCCGTCCAGCAGATGCGCGCTCTGGAAAAGGAAATGGGCACTGCCCCCCAGGCCGAATTCAAGCTGGTGATGCTCACGGCCCACTCCGACGTAAAAAATGTCAGCGTCTCCTTCTTCAAGGATCAGGCCGACGCCTTTGTTCCCAAGGAAAAATTCAAGGATAATCTGATTCCGGAATTGAAAAAGGCAAAAATCATCAACTGA